In Kryptolebias marmoratus isolate JLee-2015 linkage group LG22, ASM164957v2, whole genome shotgun sequence, a single window of DNA contains:
- the LOC108233941 gene encoding metal transporter CNNM1 produces MMAADAADAPCCILHPRQLSLLLLLLTVSLSTLPAPASALLGVRPEDTQRGDLSVQDGILRATEGTRFLLRVYYSAAPVSEHPNSPNHSAAPAAPWIAFIEEPSERDAERNPCEEESSRSSDIELLGSFKSASSHNSVLVELLAKDLRRDEAIKYYSMCAFDGVKWDHFNTKDFWLAVVERSPEADVWLQAGVSVLLLGLSALCSGLNISMLALDPVELRVLQNSGTEKEQKYARKIESVRKHGNYILCTVVLGNVLTNTCFVVWMCQILGMTALSTASCTLGIFFIGEILPHSVASRHSLAIASKTLCATRLLMLVFLPITYPVSKILDIMLHQEISNFYTREKLMAMLRVTDPYHDLVKEELNIIQGALELRTKTVEDVLTPLSDCYMLSSDALLDFCTMSDIMQSGFTRIPVYKNDRSNIVDILFVKDLAFVDPDDCTPLKTITQFYKHPMHSVFSDTKLDVMLEEFKRGKSHLAVVQRVNSEGDGDPFYEVMGIVTLEDVIEEIIKSEIVDETDLYTDNRNKRRVSNHERKQQDFSVFKVAENELKVKVSPQLLLATHRFLATEVEPFRPCHLSDKILLRLIKHPCVVQELKFNPKSKHDPQHYLYQRNKPVDYFILILQGRVEVEIGKEALQFENGAFSYYGMPALIPPLTTAHRYSSRGSSLNQSDSLLSGGSAGQLTTGGAYLPDYSVRQLTDLQIIKITRNHYQNALTATRMESSPQTPDALYPNAKARPPGPEARSNSIALPLMNTHTRLGLARFAHLHPHGGLRNTSQLNERNRIVRSKSDGQRSPNDSVFLRMDEIPYIHEDWPEGSADNDVPTEPSTSPFISSLSLTSSEENVGKKLLRKLSNKRRKKSRDGEKSLEEGSEQPSPTS; encoded by the exons ATGATGGCTGCGGATGCTGCGGATGCTCCCTGCTGCATCCTGCATCCGCGCCagctctccctcctcctcctcctcctcaccgtCAGCCTCTCCACCCTGCCGGCCCCCGCATCCGCGCTGCTCGGCGTCCGACCTGAAGACACCCAGAGGGGAGACCTGTCCGTGCAGGACGGCATCCTGAGAGCCACCGAGGGGACCCGCTTCCTGCTGAGGGTTTACTACTCCGCAGCTCCAGTTTCAGAACATCCCAACAGCCCGAACCACAGCGCCGCACCTGCCGCCCCGTGGATCGCCTTCATAGAGGAGCCAAGTGAGAGAGATGCGGAGAGGAACCCGTGTGAGGAGGAGAGTTCCCGAAGCTCTGACATCGAGCTGCTGGGCTCTTTCAAATCAGCCTCAAGTCACAACTCAGTTCTGGTTGAGCTGCTCGCCAAAGACCTGCGCAGAGACGAGGCGATCAAATACTACTCCATGTGCGCGTTTGATGGAGTGAAATGGGACCACTTCAACACCAAAGACTTCTGGCTGGCGGTGGTAGAGAGATCTCCAGAGGCGGACGTTTGGCTGCAGGCGGGGGTGTCGGTGCTCCTGCTGGGGCTGTCAGCTCTGTGCAGCGGTCTGAACATCAGCATGCTGGCTCTGGACCCCGTGGAGCTGCGGGTCCTGCAGAACAGCGGCACGGAGAAGGAGCAGAAATACGCGCGGAAAATCGAGTCCGTGCGTAAACACGGGAACTACATCCTGTGCACCGTGGTGCTGGGCAATGTGCTTACCAATACCTGCTTCGTGGTGTGGATGTGCCAGATTTTGGGAATGACTGCCCTCTCGACTGCCTCGTGCACTTTGGGGATATTCTTTATTGGAGAGATCTTACCTCACTCCGTGGCGTCCAGGCACAGCCTCGCCATCGCCTCCAAGACCCTCTGCGCCACTCGCCTGCTGATGCTGGTGTTTCTCCCCATCACCTACCCAGTCTCCAAGATTCTGGACATCATGCTGCACCAGGAAATCAGCAACTTTTACACCAGGGAGAAGCTGATGGCCATGCTGCGCGTCACGGACCCCTACCACGACCTGGTCAAGGAGGAGCTCAACATCATCCAGGGAGCTCTGGAGCTGAGGACCAAGACCGTGGAGGACGTGCTCACCCCGCTGTCAGACTGTTACATGCTCTCCTCGGACGCCCTGCTGGACTTCTGCACCATGTCTGACATCATGCAGAGCGGATTCACGCGCATTCCGGTCTACAAGAACGACAGGTCCAACATTGTGGACATCCTATTTGTCAAAGATCTGGCCTTCGTGGATCCCGACGACTGCACGCCCCTGAAGACcatcactcagttttacaagcATCCCATGCACAGCGTCTTCAGCGACACCAAGCTGGATGTGATGCTGGAGGAGTTTAAGAGAG GAAAGTCTCACCTGGCCGTGGTGCAGAGAGTGAACAGCGAAGGTGACGGAGACCCCTTCTATGAAGTGATGGGCATCGTCACCCTGGAGGATGTCATTGAAGAGATCATCAAGTCTGAGATTGTTGATGAGACAGACCTCTACA CTGACAATCGGAACAAGAGGCGAGTGTCCAACCATGAAAGGAAGCAGCAGGATTTCTCCGTTTTCAAAGTGGCCGAAAATGAGCTGAAGGTGAAGGTCTCGCCCCAACTGTTGCTCGCCACTCACCGCTTCCTGGCCACAG AGGTGGAGCCTTTCAGGCCGTGTCACCTGTCAGACAAGATCCTGCTGCGTCTCATCAAACACCCCTGTGTTGTGCAGGAACTCAAGTTCAACCCCAAGAGCAAACACGATCCTCAGCACTACCTCTATCAGAGAAACAAACCAGTTGACTACTTCATCCTGATTCTGCAG GGTCGAGTGGAAGTAGAGATAGGAAAGGAGGCTCTTCAGTTTGAAAATGGAGCATTTTCCTACTATGGTATGCCAGCACTAATCCCACCTCTCACTACTG ctcACAGGTACAGCTCTCGAGGGAGCAGCCTGAACCAGTCCGATTCGTTGCTGAGTGGCGGCAGTGCGGGTCAGCTCACAACAGGAGGGGCCTATTTACCCGACTACTCAGTCCGCCAACTCACAGACCTGCAGATTATCAAG ATCACCCGGAATCACTACCAGAATGCTCTAACAGCCACCCGAATGGAAAGCTCCCCGCAGACTCCCGACGCCCTGTATCCCAACGCCAAAGCGAGGCCTCCAGGTCCAGAGGCCCGCTCGAACAGTATCGCCCTCCCTctgatgaacacacacacccgACTGGGGCTGGCACGCTTTGCACACCTCCATCCTCACGGTGGCCTTCGTAACACCTCCCAACTCAACGAGAGAAACCGGATCGTTC GCAGTAAATCCGATGGGCAAAGGAGTCCAAATGATTCTGTGTTCCTTCGCATGGATGAGATCCCCTACATCCACGAAGACTGGCCCGAAGGTTCTGCTGACAACG ATGTGCCCACAGAGCCGTCCACCTCTCCCTTCATCAGTTCTCTGTCTCTGACCAGCTCCGAGGAGAACGTCGGCAAGAAGCTCCTGCGTAAACTGA GTaacaagaggaggaaaaagtcTCGAGACGGAGAAAAGAGTTTGGAGGAAGGTTCAGAGCAGCCATCACCAACAAGTTAG